The Musa acuminata AAA Group cultivar baxijiao chromosome BXJ2-2, Cavendish_Baxijiao_AAA, whole genome shotgun sequence genome contains the following window.
TACAAGAAATATGGTACAGCAACAGCCGGATAAGAGTTTGGATGGAACCAAGATGATGCAGAATTACTTGTTCTATGATCTGTAACTGGAGCCAAAAATGGCACATCACGGGCGCTGTTCGCTTGTTGGTTCCTTTGTACAGGTTCTATACCAACTTCATTGGGGCTTGGTCTATCATTCAGATCAAAGTTCCTTAGCATATTTGCTTCGGTTGCAGGTCGGACAGGCAAAAGCGGCATCTCTAATCTGCAGCTGGTGCtggccaagaactgcccagattccATACTGTCATCAACTAAGTTCAAATCAAGATATACTCCCATGACAGTTCGTGTAGGTGCATCATCAGTATCAGTTCCCAACACAGGGACTGCAGTCTGAACTGAGCTCTGAGAGACCATGTCTTCAGTCACTCTCTCATCAGCTATATTCAGATCAATGCCTAGTGGAGGTTGGCCCTGTTTCCCAGCACCATAAAATGATGACACATCAGAATCATTGGGTGTCATCTCCAAAGTCTTTCGTGGTTCTGCTGGCCGAAATGCACTAGTGGCTGCTGTGCCTTTCCATCCAGGCTCACCTTTAGTCTTCAATAAGCTTTCAGGTGGAACAAATGGTCCTTTTGCAGGTGCACTTACGGTTATTGAAGTAGGCGAACAATTTGACATGAAATTTGCACAGGAAGATAGGTTGGACAAGTGAATTGTGGATGAAGATGCAGCAGCAGCTGAGACAGCTGGTTGGCAATCGTTCTCATCATCTGCAGGAAGGccttcattcaaatcaaattcaAGCTTACTGGCAACATCAGGCTCAGCAGAAGCAATCAATGAGCAGGGTTCTGCAAATGATGCAAGTGCCTTCCTTCCATCTGAATCAAATGCAGATATCTTAGAGCTGATAGACTTTGCAGAATTCTCGGTGTCTTCAGTTCCAAGAGTAGATGGTGGTTCTTGACTTGCTGATCCTAATGGACAGTTCTCATGAGCCTCTTTTAGACTGACAAGGGAGACAACATTTGAACctactggttccacaatgctaGAAACAGGAATACTGTTCGGCTTGTTTGCTTCATGCCCCGACTCTAAGTGATTGATTCCTGAGTTACCAGACTTCCTATTCCTAGACTCATCAGCAGCTTTAGGAGATGGAACATTATCAGTAGCCAACAAGACAACAACATTAACACTTCCATCTACAGCATCCGATACTAGAGCttgctgctgatcaattgagttagTACCACCAAACACTTCTTTCACTACAACACTTGATGTTTTCTTCTCAACATGCAGCGTCTCTAAATTTCTACCTGAAGCAGCAATGTCCAGGTCACATCTATAACTTATTTTGACATCAGAGGTGCATATACTGCCATCTCCGATCTTTTCACATTCACATTCAAGGAATTTGTTCTCATCCATAGATGAGCTTGTAGAGTTGGGTTTGCCATCTGTATAAATATCTGATACATGCCCACCAGTCATTCGCTTGTCCTTGAGCGGAAAGGCACCATCGGCATCACACTCCACTTCTGCTGGTttagatgatgaaataaatttatgaattctTTCTTCCCCAATATTTACCTCTACTTTCATGCAAGAGTCTACAATTTTATGAGAACTCATGCACGAGACAGTAGATTGTGTCGTTGGATCGTTGGTTAATTTATCATCCTGCAACTGGATAGCATTACTGCTGTTACTTGTAAAGTTGGTAATTTCCTGTTGCAATGGTTCCATAGCTAATACAGATCCAACGCTCTTCCCTTGCTTCTCAGAGTTGGGATCAGCAGCTTCATCATATTGGATATTCCTCTTAACCATATTATCATCACATGATAGCCCCAACTTGGACTCACCATTACCATTAGATGGGTCCTCCGCTACAGGTGATGTTCCGAGTGAATCAGTGGAAGAAATCAAGTCAGACTTGGATATTTCCCCTGCTGCCACAGTAGCTGGTAAATTCATTCCCATGTCATCCCTGACAGCCAAAGGAGTGCTAGCTTCAGAGTGTTTGGCACAGCTTTCTATCAAGGCATTAATAGAACTACAAGAATTTCTTCTCCTTGGTCTGGTCAAGGAAACTACATTTTCATTTCCAGATGATAAACAAGCAGTTATAATCATATCTGCAACCTTCCCACTTCCATCAACAAACTTTCCATGCTCTTCATCAAGAATATCTGTTGGTGATATCACACCTTCAGCTCCTGCATCTTCTTTAACATCGTTGTACTGCAATGGCTCTGTATTGGCATCTGTGGCAACGTGAGACTGAGAAACATCATTCTTCTGTCTTTTATGATTGTTATGGTGCTGTTTGTCAGGAATACCAGGAGATGAAGATCTGCTGCTCATAACCAAAGGGTCCTCAAAAGAGTCACCACTGGCACTATGTCGATGGCTCCGACCATGATTAGGAAGCCGAACGATTAGACTGTTTGTATTTCCATGATCATCAACAGGCACATCGGTTGGCCTTTCAGATGTCTGTCCACATTGTGATGCTTTTTCCAAAGTCATAACCCTGTTGACAGAATCAGACCTACCCGAATGATTTTCCCTCTGACAAGCAGCTATACTTGTTCCTAAAAGTCCATTGCTTGATCTTCGGTGGTGATATGAATCACCAGCTAGCTTGCTAGTAGTTGTCGAACCAGCTGTTGAGCTCCTTGCCTCTTCCTTCCATGAAGAAGCCATTGTTTTTGCTTGATCACTATTGTTCTGAGACTGACTGGAATCACTGCTCTTGTCCTCAACTGTTTTGCAATGTGGGTCCTTCAAGCTAACCACGATAGATGCTGGAAAAGTTTCCTTTTTAGTAGAATCTGGGGCTCCATACTTATTAGACAGAGCTCTACATGCTGATGGCTGAGTGCTGTGCATTTTGGCAGCCACATTAGTTGATCCAGATCTTTTATTTCCTGAATGACTGACATCATAAGAACATGGTTTGACTGAACATGAAACAGATCGGCCAGATCCAACAGATTTTGCATCATTAGTTTTTGATATTTCTGCATTGACCCGTTTCTTCCAAGTATCAACAAGGCTCCTAGCTTTCTTCTGGATCTCCAAGTTTTTATGAGTGCGCAAATTATTCACTGACTTGCCAATGTTGCAAGTCTGCAGAGCACTTAGGTTTACAGGCAGCTTATCAAGTGCCCGAAGCAAAGATAAGAGAAAATCCTCAA
Protein-coding sequences here:
- the LOC135605156 gene encoding uncharacterized protein LOC135605156 isoform X2; translation: MHAAVQSGLQKSQSTSAITLQLKPGSDRVQNSDTSFPSQAKEKKRLGDQGEELVKGDQVTGAVKRDQGTELINQQHPAKLDDGDYVNFEFDNMKSEIAKITEKDGLISYEGVEKLVNLMQRGRTKKKIDLAGRIMLADVIAATDKYNCLDKFVQLMGVTVLDDWLQEVHKGKPSDGRRHVDSDKVVEDFLLSLLRALDKLPVNLSALQTCNIGKSVNNLRTHKNLEIQKKARSLVDTWKKRVNAEISKTNDAKSVGSGRSVSCSVKPCSYDVSHSGNKRSGSTNVAAKMHSTQPSACRALSNKYGAPDSTKKETFPASIVVSLKDPHCKTVEDKSSDSSQSQNNSDQAKTMASSWKEEARSSTAGSTTTSKLAGDSYHHRRSSNGLLGTSIAACQRENHSGRSDSVNRVMTLEKASQCGQTSERPTDVPVDDHGNTNSLIVRLPNHGRSHRHSASGDSFEDPLVMSSRSSSPGIPDKQHHNNHKRQKNDVSQSHVATDANTEPLQYNDVKEDAGAEGVISPTDILDEEHGKFVDGSGKVADMIITACLSSGNENVVSLTRPRRRNSCSSINALIESCAKHSEASTPLAVRDDMGMNLPATVAAGEISKSDLISSTDSLGTSPVAEDPSNGNGESKLGLSCDDNMVKRNIQYDEAADPNSEKQGKSVGSVLAMEPLQQEITNFTSNSSNAIQLQDDKLTNDPTTQSTVSCMSSHKIVDSCMKVEVNIGEERIHKFISSSKPAEVECDADGAFPLKDKRMTGGHVSDIYTDGKPNSTSSSMDENKFLECECEKIGDGSICTSDVKISYRCDLDIAASGRNLETLHVEKKTSSVVVKEVFGGTNSIDQQQALVSDAVDGSVNVVVLLATDNVPSPKAADESRNRKSGNSGINHLESGHEANKPNSIPVSSIVEPVGSNVVSLVSLKEAHENCPLGSASQEPPSTLGTEDTENSAKSISSKISAFDSDGRKALASFAEPCSLIASAEPDVASKLEFDLNEGLPADDENDCQPAVSAAAASSSTIHLSNLSSCANFMSNCSPTSITVSAPAKGPFVPPESLLKTKGEPGWKGTAATSAFRPAEPRKTLEMTPNDSDVSSFYGAGKQGQPPLGIDLNIADERVTEDMVSQSSVQTAVPVLGTDTDDAPTRTVMGVYLDLNLVDDSMESGQFLASTSCRLEMPLLPVRPATEANMLRNFDLNDRPSPNEVGIEPVQRNQQANSARDVPFLAPVTDHRTSNSASSWFHPNSYPAVAVPYFLYDRQEQSNQIVGTLGSQRILGSVIGGGNLGNDSYRGPVLSSSPAMAYSPAAAFSYGSFPLASSFPIASTSFPDTSTQYVDLSSGGGSCFPTFPSMLLGPSGATSSHYPRPYLISFPEGSTASVSDNSLIRSSQVLDLNTGSGSEKMEGKGERLASASKQLLAATSQAFMEEQTRMYGLPGVGSKRKDPEGSWDGDRSAKHLRK
- the LOC135605156 gene encoding uncharacterized protein LOC135605156 isoform X1, which codes for MVPAGGGVGDNEIGKDARLCMGGKVRRRNGSGTCGSIAADPLAFPSLNPLDSFSKKHQEEVDKLLNKTRLEMHAAVQSGLQKSQSTSAITLQLKPGSDRVQNSDTSFPSQAKEKKRLGDQGEELVKGDQVTGAVKRDQGTELINQQHPAKLDDGDYVNFEFDNMKSEIAKITEKDGLISYEGVEKLVNLMQRGRTKKKIDLAGRIMLADVIAATDKYNCLDKFVQLMGVTVLDDWLQEVHKGKPSDGRRHVDSDKVVEDFLLSLLRALDKLPVNLSALQTCNIGKSVNNLRTHKNLEIQKKARSLVDTWKKRVNAEISKTNDAKSVGSGRSVSCSVKPCSYDVSHSGNKRSGSTNVAAKMHSTQPSACRALSNKYGAPDSTKKETFPASIVVSLKDPHCKTVEDKSSDSSQSQNNSDQAKTMASSWKEEARSSTAGSTTTSKLAGDSYHHRRSSNGLLGTSIAACQRENHSGRSDSVNRVMTLEKASQCGQTSERPTDVPVDDHGNTNSLIVRLPNHGRSHRHSASGDSFEDPLVMSSRSSSPGIPDKQHHNNHKRQKNDVSQSHVATDANTEPLQYNDVKEDAGAEGVISPTDILDEEHGKFVDGSGKVADMIITACLSSGNENVVSLTRPRRRNSCSSINALIESCAKHSEASTPLAVRDDMGMNLPATVAAGEISKSDLISSTDSLGTSPVAEDPSNGNGESKLGLSCDDNMVKRNIQYDEAADPNSEKQGKSVGSVLAMEPLQQEITNFTSNSSNAIQLQDDKLTNDPTTQSTVSCMSSHKIVDSCMKVEVNIGEERIHKFISSSKPAEVECDADGAFPLKDKRMTGGHVSDIYTDGKPNSTSSSMDENKFLECECEKIGDGSICTSDVKISYRCDLDIAASGRNLETLHVEKKTSSVVVKEVFGGTNSIDQQQALVSDAVDGSVNVVVLLATDNVPSPKAADESRNRKSGNSGINHLESGHEANKPNSIPVSSIVEPVGSNVVSLVSLKEAHENCPLGSASQEPPSTLGTEDTENSAKSISSKISAFDSDGRKALASFAEPCSLIASAEPDVASKLEFDLNEGLPADDENDCQPAVSAAAASSSTIHLSNLSSCANFMSNCSPTSITVSAPAKGPFVPPESLLKTKGEPGWKGTAATSAFRPAEPRKTLEMTPNDSDVSSFYGAGKQGQPPLGIDLNIADERVTEDMVSQSSVQTAVPVLGTDTDDAPTRTVMGVYLDLNLVDDSMESGQFLASTSCRLEMPLLPVRPATEANMLRNFDLNDRPSPNEVGIEPVQRNQQANSARDVPFLAPVTDHRTSNSASSWFHPNSYPAVAVPYFLYDRQEQSNQIVGTLGSQRILGSVIGGGNLGNDSYRGPVLSSSPAMAYSPAAAFSYGSFPLASSFPIASTSFPDTSTQYVDLSSGGGSCFPTFPSMLLGPSGATSSHYPRPYLISFPEGSTASVSDNSLIRSSQVLDLNTGSGSEKMEGKGERLASASKQLLAATSQAFMEEQTRMYGLPGVGSKRKDPEGSWDGDRSAKHLRK